A single region of the Xenopus laevis strain J_2021 chromosome 4L, Xenopus_laevis_v10.1, whole genome shotgun sequence genome encodes:
- the ctrb1.L gene encoding chymotrypsinogen B1 L homeolog precursor, with the protein MAFLWLVSCLALATTVYGCGQPEIAPVVTGYARIVNGEEAVPGSWPWQVSLQDSTGWHYCGGSLINNEWVVTAAHCGVGARDKVVLGEHDRSSNVEKIQSLAVAKVFTHPQWNSNTINNDISLIKLATPAVFSSAVSPVCLANIGEDYVGGRICVTSGWGKTRYNAFTTPNLLQQTALPLLTNDQCKSYWGNNILGSMICAGAAGSSSCMGDSGGPLVCQDNGAWSLVGIVSWGSSMCATNSPGVYARVTVLRSWVDEIVASN; encoded by the exons ATGGCTTTCCTTTGGCTTGTATCCTGCCTGGCTTTAGCCACCACAGTTTATG GCTGTGGCCAACCTGAAATCGCTCCAGTGGTGACTGGCTATGCCAGGATTGTGAATGGTGAGGAAGCAGTTCCAGGTTCTTGGCCTTGGCAAGTCTCCCTACAG GATTCCACTGGATGGCACTATTGTGGTGGTTCCCTTATTAACAATGAGTGGGTTGTAACTGCAGCTCACTGTGGTGTTGG GGCCAGAGATAAAGTGGTTCTTGGAGAGCATGACCGCAGTTCAAACGTTGAAAAAATCCAGTCTCTTGCTGTTGCTAAG GTCTTCACACACCCACAGTGGAATTCCAACACAATCAACAATGATATTTCCCTAATTAAGTTGGCCACTCCAGCTGTCTTTAGCTCAGCTGTGTCTCCAGTTTGTCTGGCTAATATTGGAGAAGATTATGTTGGAGGACGCATCTGTGTTACCAGTGGATGGGGAAAGACCAGATACAACG CATTTACAACTCCAAACCTACTTCAACAAACTGCTCTGCCTCTGCTGACAAACGATCAGTGCAAGAGCTACTGGGGAAATAATATCCTTGGCTCAATGATCTGCGCTGGTGCTGCTGGCTCCTCCTCCTGCATG GGTGATTCTGGTGGACCACTTGTATGCCAGGACAATGGTGCATGGTCACTTGTTGGCATTGTGTCCTGGGGAAGCAGCATGTGCGCAACAAACAGTCCAGGTGTGTACGCCCGTGTCACAGTTCTCCGTTCTTGGGTTGACGAGATTGTTGCCTCCAACTAA
- the LOC121402981 gene encoding chymotrypsinogen A-like, which produces MAFLWLVSCLALATTVYGCGQPEIAPVVTGYARIVNGEEAVPGSWPWQVSLQDSTGWHFCGGSLISNEWVVTAAHCGVGARDKVVLGEHDRGSNVEKIQSLAVAKVFTHPQWNSNTINNDISLIKLATPAVFSPSVSPVCLANIGEDYVGGRICVTSGWGKTRYNSFTTPNQLQQTALPLLTNDQCKSYWGTNILGTMICAGAAGSSSCMGDSGGPLVCQDSGAWSLVGIVSWGSSSCSTSTPAVYARVTVLRSWVDEIVASN; this is translated from the exons ATGGCTTTCCTTTGGCTTGTATCCTGCCTGGCTTTAGCCACCACAGTTTATG GCTGTGGCCAACCTGAAATCGCTCCAGTGGTGACTGGCTATGCCAGGATTGTGAATGGTGAGGAAGCAGTTCCAGGTTCTTGGCCTTGGCAAGTCTCCCTGCAG GATTCCACTGGATGGCACTTTTGTGGTGGGTCCCTTATTAGCAATGAGTGGGTTGTAACTGCTGCTCACTGTGGTGTTGG GGCCAGAGATAAAGTGGTTCTTGGAGAGCATGACCGTGGTTCAAACGTGGAAAAAATCCAGTCTCTTGCTGTTGCTAAG GTCTTCACACACCCACAGTGGAATTCCAACACAATCAACAATGATATTTCCCTAATTAAGTTGGCTACTCCAGCTGTCTTCAGCCCATCTGTGTCTCCAGTTTGTCTGGCTAATATTGGAGAGGATTATGTTGGAGGACGCATCTGTGTTACCAGTGGCTGGGGAAAGACCAGATACAACT CATTTACCACACCAAACCAACTGCAGCAAACTGCTCTGCCTCTGCTGACAAACGATCAGTGCAAGAGCTACTGGGGAACTAATATCCTTGGCACAATGATCTGCGCTGGTGCTGCTGGCTCCTCCTCCTGCATG GGTGATTCTGGTGGACCACTTGTATGCCAGGACAGCGGTGCATGGTCACTTGTTGGCATTGTGTCCTGGGGAAGCAGCAGTTGCTCAACAAGCACTCCAGCTGTGTATGCCCGTGTCACAGTTCTCCGTTCTTGGGTTGACGAGATTGTTGCCTCCAACTAA